The genomic DNA GTGTTGTTATATTCTGATTGTACACTACTAAACTTTATTATTTAGGGGTGGGAATTTTGGGGCATGAGTGCTTGGCAACTTATTTCAGAAtggatttgttttccttaaataagTGCCTAACTCAACTGTGTGAAAAGCTATACATGATACAGATTTAATCTGCTTGATTTGTTACTTCTGTGGCCCACATTACTACAATATCTGAGTGATGTCAGAAGGCTGCTGTACAATAAATGTGTACGGAAGTTATTCTCTCACGTGCTCAGGAGTAACCATATATATTATTACCATTTTTGTTAATAAGGGGGAATTCtcaaaacaaagggaaaatataGTCCCACGTATGAATAGTTAttcagtttaaatatttaattaatttggAAACCAATGGGAGTTTGGTACCTGAATACCTTCTAAAATCATGCTTATGGTGCCTAGCATGTTCTTGGCACCGTGTGAAATGGTTTTGGTtccagcttctgcttctgccagaACACTTCAGTAAATATATGCAAGTATGTGTTAAGAGTATGGGACAACataattttcaataaaatgaaaatgtttacagCCATAAATCAAAGAGAAATAGAATTATTAGAacagaattatttccttttatttttgttctgataGCTTTTGTGTCAGAGCTAATGTTTGTGAAAGAGAACTATAGCTCAAACtgatttcaaagagaaaaaataaaggtcaAAAAACCAAGAAGGAAGATCAAAAACCTCTCAGGAAAAATACTCTAACACCACACCTTTAATAACTATACTTCAGTGGactatttaatgttttcttcactctttcttcacagaaatacagttttccatGCCGATACAGTGTACTGATAAAACTGATGAACAAGCAGAAGAGCTTTTTAAGCCTCGGGTTATAAAGGATATAAATAGAGGTGCATCATGCATCACATCTATCACACCAAGAGGAGTGGGCCAAGATGAGGACAACAACTCTGTAGAATCACTTTCTAAATTTAATGTCAAGTTTCCACCTACAGACAATGACTCTGCTTTCTTGCAGAGCACTCAGGAAAAACCAACAGTTCCTTGTACTGGTATAGCTGAAAACATGCTTCAAGATCATCATTTTAACCTGGAGCACAGAGACCGTGCTGTTAACCTCAATAAATTGGAACCTAACTCATTTGAAGCTCATGGAGTTGATCTCATGACCTCAGCTTTACAAAGCTTAACTACTGTTgacaaaacaaaccccccaaatcATGCAAACATGCCCATAGAAAATACTCGTGACAAAACACgtttaaaaacaacagacaCTGGTTTCACATTTGTACCTACGCACACGAACCACGGTGTacctgaagtaattttttcttctttagaagCTGCTGGGACAACTGTCAGAGGTCCTCATCAGGTATCTTTCTATAAATACTgtacatttcaaaaaaattgtAGTGATTCAGACAACCACTTTACAAAGATCTTTGAGACAGGATTAATGTAGTCTATGAGGTATCTGATAAGTCTTTTTTTAAGACAGTATCTCTTGTCAGTTCTTAGTTCTTCTTCCTGATACTGAACTATGTGTACAAGGCACTTTTCCAGTGACGGGGCAGGAATTTAAGCAGATGTAAGCACTAGATATGCTTGCACAGATTTCAGTTCATTTAGATATTAATTGTttctatatttatttcaaagctgtCACTAATCGTAAGTTGCCCCCTAGATTGCTTTCTTTCTACCCTTGATCTCAGTTGAATAGGGCACATAATTGTTATAATGGTTTTCAATGTACAGCAGAGTATGACAAATGGACTAATTAAAAAGCTGAACAGATAAATACTTCACTGTAGAAAAATTACCTACTTTTTATCTCTCTCTGAGGTATAAACAGCACCCTATTCCTCCCCTCTAagaaaacttaaatttttttcttcatagtttAAGCAGTCAAGGAGgaaagcatatttattttttcaaataaagggAACTTCactaaaatactttattttaggTTGATGTAGGTACTTTGGGCTTGAATTTCAGTATATAGCTACTTGAAGTCCATCGGACCTTCTGAAAGCAAGGCCCAGTTGctgtaatgcagaaaaatgtttcagcagGTTCTGACAATCATGTTGCTTCTTTTGTGTAACATCCTGTCTGAACTGAAATTGCTGGCAAAATTATTATGGACCTTTATAGactgatttttttacatttctgtggCTTTTCTCACACCTTGTGAGAGGACAGCTTTTCAAGAATACACAAATAGTGATATTTAGGAATTCTGTGACGGTTAATTTGGCATATTTTTACTATTTACATTGATGTGGTTTTGTGTTCTTTGCTAATGACAAGACACATGCAGCAGAAGAGCTTTACCTCTCAATTTGGCCACTGCATGACATGCAAAACTAGCATTTGGAAAGTGTTTGTAGGACATGATAGCtttgatgttttcttctcctAAAAAGTACACAGTCTAGTTCAATTTTCTAGTGCAAACCAGTTTTGGATGAAAAGTTTGAAGCATGGAACGTTTGCTGTTCTTCATCATTGTGCTTTAAACTGTAAGcctgatttttcaaaatgtattttaaatatctatTTGTAATGTAGGGGATCTCAATTCCATACCAACTTACTAATCAGTTTttattgtgctttatttttcattggaTCTTCAGTTAAAGTTGTGACTGAGTTAAACAAATGAAACCATTTATTTTATCACTGATAGAATTCCTGTGGAGCTGTGAAGCATTCACTCCATTGCTTGTTACtatcctctttttctttattccctCTCCAGCTTGTTCTTTTACTAGTTAGTCTGTGTATTCATTTTTCAATAGATGGCACCCTGCATTATATATTACAGCAAGTGAAACAGCTGGTATGTGATTGTAAATTGATAGGGGAGTATGCAGCTTAAAAAGTAGAGAAGAATTGCGGTTGAATAGCAATAAGCCTTTGGTTTGGCCATtggtatttctgcaaaataaggAGATTAATTTGGAGCcatcatttaaaatgtaaattatctACTTTGTGGAGAAAATGTAATAATGCTGACacttggagaaaagaaaggcaatggTGAACTGTTTCAGCATTTGTAAGTCATATCTACAGTAGCAGTGTAGAACATACAGAACATTGATTAAAATGCTATATCTTATCCAGAAGCTTCTTTGAAACAAGCCAGTATTACTTTAGAATCCATTAAATATACATCTGTATATatcaatatatttaaatatccATTACTTTTATTCAGCTGCCTTCAAAAGAggtttttaagtatttttcccAGTGAATTGGACTCAGCTTTAGAGTTTTTTCTGGCTGTTAATTGTGCTAAAGAGTTGATTCACAGATAATATACATGTAGATTACAATactaatgttttttaaaagttacttgCATACACGCCCTTTCAACTGTATTAACCTTAGCAAAATTCATGCATAAACTTGTTCTTAGTATTTTTACCACCTTTCTAAGGGGTAGTTACACTGCTTATGGCTTCCATCATCCCTGCCACTGATGAAGCTCCAATAGGGAGGAGTTAtatacctgattttttttcctagtgtaGATAAAACTTTCAAGTATTTACTACATATGTTAACTTATAAAATGGAAAACCCCATAAATGCAATAGATTTGGCAACAGCAAATTCTTGGAACTGCTCTCAGTTGCTGTAATAAATTTAGCTCTTTCCTTCTATGTGGATAGTAAATGTGAAAACTCAGTACTCTTTTCTTAGgatgtaacttttaaaaaaaaacgcGTGACTGAAAAGAGCAGCAGATTAAAATAAACACGGATATTAGTGGACCTAGGATTTTACAGACCACATTTAAGTGAGACTTGCATATAGATGCATGTGTTTATTGGTATTCACAGTTTGAGGGGGTTGTTTCcaccaaaaatatttctaagaatgttcattattttaaaagcaaattggTAGTCTATTGATCTTAATCTGAATAATAGTGTTTTTGAAATGGAACATCTGCTTAagtatatttaaagaaagaaatggaagttaAGTGCCTGTCTCAGTGGGTTGCTGGATGAGTACCTCCCCTTGTCGTGCTTCCAAGATTAGCAATCTTACTATGTCCTTTGTGGGGTTTTTACAAtactattttatcttttttcaaaTGGTGCTTTACATCATAAGATATTAGAAACAAGTAATTCTAAACACATTTCTGTAGAGATGTTTAAGTGTGTCAGTGTCTAGATAGATTTAATATGCAATTTACACCATCAACATACAATAAGTAGACTCTTTGAGCTGAAAAAAGTGGTGTGATTGCACTTAATTACTAATTAGTCAATTTAATTATATGGATTGCTGACCATAATGAAAGACAGTAAATCTGCTATTGCTATCTGATAAGGTAAACACTGTTTAAATAGGGAACGGACAGGAAATTGACTCCAAGAAATTTAGCTGGTTTAAAAAGAAGGTTTAACCACTATGAAAGCCAGGTTAGTTGTACAGTAAGTTGCCATGGGAGGAATAAACAATAGATTCTAACTATGTGTCATGATGAAATTTGAATAAGAGCTGAAAGTTAAAACTCTTGGGTATCAATAGCAAGAAATTTAAAACTTCTAAAGAAACTACTTTCTAAAGTATTCTTGCTTGCCTTTCCACGTGTGAGTGAagcaagagggaagaaaactgaGCCAAAAAAAACTGTAGGGTGCTCCTCTCTTCTAGGTTCCATCCCCACATAGAGCTCATACCAGCTTGCTGCCATTCTGTCTACTTTGGAGTCACAGCAGTATGCATTTAGTTTTCAATTTACTCAAAACCTAGTCGTCCTCCCCATGTAACATAACTGTATTTTATCTTGTGTTGCTAATACTAAAgtaataaaacttatttttttaactttacttTGAAAACTGATAGAAGACTTTTTGATTCCTAGTTGGTATGATGCTAAATAATCAGTGTACACTCTGACTTAAAGTATGTATCAGGCTGAAGTCCCTTGAACTCTGATGTCAGGTAAACAGACTTGCTGGCTTTAAACTACATAGCTCAGGGACCAAGAGCAGTACAGCTGCTGGACCAAATCTCACATGGTTTACAGAACTGCCTGAATGCATGGATGGATATTCAGATGGTCCCATTGAGTTTGATGCTGTCATGGCAGAAGGAATCCCAAAACAGATTATTTGAGACACATTTATACTAAAAGGCAGTCAGAGCAAATAAGTAACTTAAGCCATATGACATTGCTCTAGTCATTTTGTAAGTAAACTGAAAACTAGTTATATGTCaataagaacagaaataaaatatgattCAAATTAACTGTGTACAAGAAACATCTTATTCTAaggtaaaaatgtgttttctcatttctgttaaATGGCTATTGTGTACTGTGGCTCCTAcagtaaaacactgaaatgcaaaGTTAAAGAAAAGCCTTAATATGTATCAGACTGATATTACAGACTTTTGCTTATAGCAGTATTTATCATGAATAGGTACCATGACATTTTAAGTGTTTGCAAGGATGGTATGTTTatagaactttaaaaaatcaaagtcctatcttgcttttcttaaatGAGAACTCTCTAGTTCATGTCTCTGGCCAGGCAGGTGTAAAGGACACCTAGTTTAAAGAGgcaggtatttttttatataaacataaaCCACAGCTTAATGTAAACCACagcaataataattttctgtttcttttagcTCATTTGGCAGCCTCAAGACAATGATTTGCTGGCACAAGCTTATACAGACTCTGAACTGAATCAGTGTGGAATATGTGAATTCTGTCGAGAAGTTTTCCCACCATCTATAACATCTAAGGAAGATTTTCTTCGGCATCTGAATTCCCACTTTAAAGTACAGTCTTAATGTATGAGAATTCAATGGATCACTGGTTTTGCatacatttgattttttttttattcaacaGAATGCTAAGAATTTAAGAATTAAGACTTCTTGTAACAAGAACTCATGACTCAAATTGTTTGTCAGATAAGCACATTTTTAATTGTCCTTTGACAGGGTAAAATGAAACTAAGTCACTCAGTACTGTAATTCACATTGTTGCTTGTTAGGCTTCAATATTACCTTTGAGAGTGATGTtgaacacctttttttttcttttttcctttttttttttttcaattaatcATTGCCTGAATAGGCCCAAAGTCATGATTATATTTATGAGTGTAGACTTGCAGGATTAACG from Gavia stellata isolate bGavSte3 chromosome 8, bGavSte3.hap2, whole genome shotgun sequence includes the following:
- the TANK gene encoding TRAF family member-associated NF-kappa-B activator yields the protein MDKNIGEQLNKAYEAYRQACMDRDHAVKELQQKTENYMQQIREQQEKIELQNSIIAKLKSQLAALNANRGNAHPYILMHEDIETSNLSFSQLSEKLNVAKQREKLLKEQLESESMKLKQLEDKNNQKERKLISIISNQEDKIRTLKSKLKELNEAQKGIQMPTYKREVKSKKVVPDKPELSLGISGISPMPERENLETIFQDMREECHRICMLAREQTDQLSKFKIKPEPETEIQFSMPIQCTDKTDEQAEELFKPRVIKDINRGASCITSITPRGVGQDEDNNSVESLSKFNVKFPPTDNDSAFLQSTQEKPTVPCTGIAENMLQDHHFNLEHRDRAVNLNKLEPNSFEAHGVDLMTSALQSLTTVDKTNPPNHANMPIENTRDKTRLKTTDTGFTFVPTHTNHGVPEVIFSSLEAAGTTVRGPHQLIWQPQDNDLLAQAYTDSELNQCGICEFCREVFPPSITSKEDFLRHLNSHFKVQS